One genomic window of Aptenodytes patagonicus chromosome 19, bAptPat1.pri.cur, whole genome shotgun sequence includes the following:
- the LACTBL1 gene encoding LOW QUALITY PROTEIN: putative beta-lactamase-like 1 (The sequence of the model RefSeq protein was modified relative to this genomic sequence to represent the inferred CDS: substituted 1 base at 1 genomic stop codon), with translation MRRDFXAAMDGLQLRQASSSRSLLKLTVMEVKWIHVLVIFFFLLSVAMTGCFLWQYSLPKVEPSPSVMEVRSEAVQMCPRYPEPVPLDHPIPILKDALEKVDMMLRQKIHSSGLPAMSAIVIYNDTVLWTGNFGKKNGSDPSSVVPNEYTIYRIASVSKIFPTIMLYKMWEEGKVMSLDDPLERYAQNFVIKNPLGRLKESEQRYTADGLIFLEKGSMPLKPSPVTLRRMASQLSGLPRRLRSTSLLWKGNTQDALALLKDDVLVADPGTRCHYSNLAFSLMAHVLADHAAEGQYQRWISENILDRLGMEDTGFDITPPIRSQMAVGFYGSRRPAPLYDLGWYRPSGQMYSTAADLAKLAMVFLGTYHRRLLEPDTVKTMLTPLFKCSTEYFANKTGTPWEINEQMGYDVIRKDGDLDGYSATFSLIPKLRLSFIVLTAGPRPQGGDIVTQTYEYLIPAMETAFRGAEKSLIPPPSPGPYVGYYTYSNLTFYEIKAGPGGVLVMQQFGPHVEELIPEKYRTIKLHHLEDRVFQVVFDKEFPCVLHLGSASISLETQNGQLFNFYPFDRKGLSPGFDAPGLNTYNVVRVLRKPVFYS, from the exons ATGAGAAGAGACTTCTGAGCCGCCATGGATGGGTTACAGCTGCGG CAGGCATCCAGCAGCCGGAGCCTCCTCAAGCTCACTGTTATGGAGGTGAAGTGGATTCACGTGTTGGTCATCTTCTTCTTCCTGTTGTCTGTTGCAATGACGGGCTGCTTTCTGTGGCAGTACAGCCTCCCCAAGGTGGAGCCCA GCCCATCTGTGATGGAAGTGAGATCAGAAGCTGTACAGATGTGCCCCCGCTATCCTGAACCAGTACCGCTGGACCACCCAATCCCCATTCTGAAGGATGCGTTGGAGAAG GTAGATATGATGCTGCGCCAAAAGATTCATAGCTCTGGTCTCCCTGCCATGTCTGCCATTGTTATCTACAATGACACCGTGCTCTGGACAGGCAACTTCGGGAAGAAGAATGGTTCCGACCCCTcctcagtggtgcccaatgaGTACACTATTTACAG AATTGCCAGTGTCTCCAAGATCTTTCCCACCATTATGTTGTACAAGatgtgggaggaaggaaaagtcATGTCTCTTGATGACCCATTGGAACGTTACGCCCAGAACTTTGTTATTAAGAACCCTCTGGGAAGGCTCAAGGAATCAGAACAGAGATACACAGCAGATGGGctgatttttttggaaaaaggTTCAATGCCACTTAAGCCATCACCTGTTACCTTGCGCAGAATGGCCAGCCAGCTATCAG GTCTGCCCAGGAGGCTGCGATCTACCAGCCTGCTGTGGAAGGGCAATACACAAGATGCTCTAGCTCTCCTGAAAGATGATGTCTTGGTTGCTGATCCAGGAACCAG atGCCACTACAGCAATTTGGCTTTCTCACTGATGGCACATGTGCTAGCCGACCATGCAGCTGAGGGGCAATACCAGCGCTGGATCTCGGAGAACATCCTGGACCGCTTGGGCATGGAGGACACTGGCTTCGACATCACACCACCGATCCGCTCCCAGATGGCTGTGGGTTTCTACGGCAGCCGGCGGCCGGCCCCTCTCTATGACCTCGGCTGGTACAGGCCTTCTGGCCAGATGTATTCCACAGCTGCTGACCTTGCCAAGTTGGCAATGGTCTTCTTAGGCACCTACCACCGTCGCCTCCTAGAGCCTGACACAGTGAAGACGATGCTGACCCCTCTGTTTAAGTGCTCCACTGAATACTTTGCTAACAAGACCGGCACACCCTGGGAGATTAATGAGCAAATGGGATATGATGTCATTAGGAAGGACGGAGACCTTGACGGTTATTCAGCTACCTTCTCTCTTATCCCCAAGCTCCGCCTGAGCTTCATTGTGCTGACGGCAGGGCCCAGGCCTCAGGGTGGAGATATTGTAACTCAGACATATGAGTATCTTATTCCTGCCATGGAGACGGCGTTCAGAGGGGCAGAGAAAAGCTTGATTCCTCCTCCAAGTCCAGGCCCTTATGTTGGCTACTATACCTATTCCAACCTGACTTTCTATGAGATCAAAGCTGGACCTGGTGGGGTGCTGGTCATGCAGCAGTTTGGGCCTCATGTGGAAGAGCTGATTCCTGAAAAGTACCGGACAATCAAGCTCCACCACCTGGAAGATCGCGTTTTCCAAGTTGTTTTTGACAAGGAGTTCCCATGTGttctgcacctgggctctgcctcCATCTCACTGGAGACCCAAAATGGGCAGCTCTTTAACTTTTATCCATTTGATCGCAAGGGTTTGTCTCCTGGCTTTGATGCACCAGGGCTGAACACGTACAATGTGGTGCGTGTACTTCGTAAACCTGTATTCTATAGCTAA